The following proteins are encoded in a genomic region of Vibrio spartinae:
- the ilvM gene encoding acetolactate synthase 2 small subunit — translation MERYLLDIKADDKPVLLERVLRVIRHRGFIIKQVAATQNHESKVASVEIIVDSDRPITTLTNQIEKLWDVRTVEVIQISSNELPNNNLQQKICA, via the coding sequence ATGGAAAGATATCTACTCGACATCAAAGCTGATGATAAGCCGGTTCTGCTAGAGCGGGTTCTGCGTGTCATTCGTCACCGCGGATTCATCATCAAACAGGTTGCGGCAACCCAAAATCATGAAAGCAAAGTTGCCAGCGTCGAAATTATCGTCGACAGCGATCGGCCGATCACAACATTGACCAACCAAATCGAAAAATTATGGGATGTGCGTACTGTTGAAGTCATTCAAATCAGCAGTAACGAACTACCCAATAACAATTTACAACAAAAAATTTGTGCATAA
- the ilvG gene encoding acetolactate synthase 2 catalytic subunit → MTGAQLVVAALKQQGIKTIFGYPGGAIMPIYDALYDGGVEHILCRHEQGAAMAAIGMARSTQEVAVCMATSGPGATNLVTGLADAFLDSVPLVAITGQVASSHIGTDAFQEMDVIGMSLSCTKHSYLVTDIHDLAPTLAEAFEVAKAGRPGPVIVDIAKDVQLAQSPVTTLTPCIPPAMPQTNPDELAKAQTMLNESQRPVFYVGGGVQLAHATETVREFLRLNPMPSVSTLKGLGSVERHDPHYLGMLGMHGTKAANLVVQECDLLITVGARFDDRVTGKLDTFAPHAKVIHIDIDAAEFNKLRRANAALRGDINTILPQLELSHDISGWVHHSESLRSGFKWRYDHPGELIYAPLLLKQLSDMMPDNSVVSTDVGQHQMWAAQHIQPRSPQNFISSAGLGTMGFGLPAAMGAAVARPDDQSILITGDGSFMMNIQELGTLKRRQIPVKIVLLNNQRLGMVRQWQSLFFDGRHSETILDDNPDFIMLARAFDIPGKTITKKEEVEPALQEMLASKTAYLLHVAIDEEENVWPLVPPGASNNEMLENT, encoded by the coding sequence ATGACTGGAGCGCAACTCGTCGTAGCAGCCCTGAAACAACAAGGTATCAAGACCATATTTGGTTATCCGGGCGGTGCAATCATGCCCATCTACGATGCCCTGTATGACGGTGGTGTCGAACATATTTTGTGTCGTCACGAACAAGGGGCGGCCATGGCAGCCATCGGGATGGCAAGATCAACCCAAGAAGTGGCCGTATGCATGGCGACATCAGGCCCGGGAGCCACGAACCTTGTGACGGGACTGGCAGATGCTTTCCTTGATTCCGTCCCGCTGGTTGCCATTACCGGACAGGTCGCCAGCTCTCACATCGGAACGGATGCATTTCAGGAAATGGATGTGATCGGCATGTCACTGTCTTGTACCAAACACAGTTATCTGGTGACCGATATCCATGATCTGGCCCCCACATTGGCGGAGGCCTTTGAAGTTGCCAAAGCGGGGCGCCCGGGGCCAGTCATCGTTGATATCGCAAAAGACGTTCAACTGGCCCAATCCCCGGTCACAACGCTCACCCCATGTATTCCCCCTGCCATGCCTCAAACCAATCCGGATGAACTCGCGAAAGCACAAACGATGCTGAATGAAAGCCAACGTCCGGTTTTTTATGTCGGTGGCGGTGTGCAGCTCGCACATGCGACCGAAACGGTACGAGAGTTTTTACGACTCAACCCGATGCCTTCCGTCAGTACCCTTAAAGGGTTGGGCTCGGTTGAACGCCACGACCCTCACTATCTGGGTATGTTAGGCATGCATGGGACGAAAGCAGCCAATTTAGTCGTTCAGGAATGTGATCTCCTCATCACGGTCGGTGCTCGTTTTGATGACCGGGTGACCGGCAAACTCGATACCTTCGCCCCACATGCAAAAGTGATTCATATTGATATCGATGCCGCAGAGTTCAATAAACTCCGACGTGCCAATGCTGCACTGCGGGGCGACATCAATACGATTCTGCCGCAACTGGAACTCTCACATGACATTAGTGGCTGGGTTCACCACAGTGAGAGCTTGCGGAGTGGATTCAAATGGCGTTATGACCATCCCGGTGAGCTGATTTATGCACCGCTGCTGCTGAAACAGTTATCCGATATGATGCCTGATAACTCGGTTGTCTCAACAGATGTCGGCCAACATCAAATGTGGGCGGCCCAGCACATTCAGCCAAGATCGCCGCAAAACTTTATCTCATCTGCGGGGCTCGGCACCATGGGATTTGGTTTGCCGGCTGCGATGGGTGCAGCCGTGGCTCGCCCCGACGACCAGTCCATTCTGATTACGGGTGACGGTTCATTTATGATGAATATTCAGGAGTTGGGTACGTTAAAACGTCGCCAGATTCCGGTCAAAATCGTATTGTTGAACAACCAGCGTCTGGGCATGGTTCGTCAATGGCAATCGCTGTTTTTCGATGGTCGCCACAGTGAAACGATTCTGGACGATAACCCGGATTTCATCATGCTGGCACGCGCTTTCGATATTCCGGGCAAAACCATTACCAAGAAAGAAGAAGTCGAACCGGCTTTACAAGAAATGCTGGCAAGCAAAACCGCTTATCTACTGCATGTAGCAATTGATGAAGAAGAAAATGTCTGGCCACTGGTACCACCCGGTGCATCAAACAATGAAATGCTGGAAAATACATAG
- a CDS encoding YifB family Mg chelatase-like AAA ATPase, producing MGLAIIHSRASVGVEAPLVTVEVHISNGMPGFTLVGLPETTVKESRDRVRSAIIHSRFEFPPKRITVNLAPADLPKEGGRFDLPIALGILAASDQIISDHLANYEFLGELALSGQLRTVKGVLPAALAAGMADRALVVPHENGDQAALVGQEQHYSAGSLQEVCQALCGDLSLGLHQSPPQIEQPASVRDLQDIIGQQQGKRALEIAAAGHHNLLFLGPPGTGKTMLASRLCDLLPEMSNEEAMETAAVASLTQQDIHQYNWKQRPFRAPHHSSSMAALVGGGSIPRPGEISLAHNGLLFLDEMPEFERRVLDSLREPLESGEIVISRAQGKTRFPARFQLVGALNPSPTGYYEGQGSRINPQHILRYLSRLSGPLLDRFDLSIEIPALPKGMLAEGGGRGETTQVVRERVLRARELMLRLRGKANSLLTSREIETFCPLAKSDADFLENALHSLGLSIRAYHRIIKVARTIADLAEEEHIQRAHLAEALGYRAMDRLLKQLNMQAV from the coding sequence ATGGGGTTAGCAATCATTCATAGCCGAGCGAGTGTCGGTGTAGAAGCACCGTTGGTGACGGTTGAAGTACATATTAGTAATGGGATGCCCGGATTTACACTGGTGGGCTTACCGGAAACCACGGTCAAAGAATCACGGGATCGGGTTCGTAGTGCGATTATCCATTCTCGATTTGAATTTCCACCCAAACGCATCACTGTCAATCTGGCACCGGCCGATTTACCGAAAGAGGGCGGCCGATTCGACCTGCCTATCGCTTTGGGCATTCTGGCGGCATCGGATCAAATCATCTCGGATCATCTGGCAAACTATGAGTTTTTAGGGGAGTTGGCACTATCCGGTCAGTTGCGAACCGTGAAAGGCGTTTTGCCCGCAGCCTTGGCTGCCGGGATGGCTGACCGTGCTTTGGTGGTGCCGCATGAAAATGGCGATCAGGCAGCTTTAGTCGGGCAAGAACAGCATTATTCTGCCGGGAGTTTGCAAGAAGTCTGTCAGGCTTTATGCGGCGATTTGTCACTGGGATTGCATCAGTCTCCGCCACAGATTGAACAACCCGCGTCTGTGCGGGATTTGCAGGATATTATCGGCCAGCAACAGGGCAAGCGTGCGTTAGAAATTGCCGCTGCCGGGCATCATAATTTACTGTTTCTCGGGCCTCCGGGAACGGGTAAAACGATGCTGGCCTCCCGGCTATGTGACTTACTGCCGGAGATGAGTAATGAAGAAGCGATGGAAACAGCTGCGGTTGCTTCACTGACGCAACAGGATATTCATCAGTACAACTGGAAACAGCGGCCATTTCGTGCGCCGCATCATTCCAGCTCTATGGCCGCTTTGGTTGGCGGCGGCTCGATTCCGCGTCCCGGTGAAATCTCACTGGCTCATAACGGATTACTCTTTCTCGATGAGATGCCGGAGTTTGAACGTCGGGTGCTCGATTCATTACGTGAACCATTGGAGTCCGGAGAAATTGTGATTTCGCGGGCGCAAGGGAAGACGCGTTTCCCTGCGCGGTTTCAGTTAGTTGGTGCGTTAAATCCAAGCCCGACCGGTTATTATGAAGGTCAGGGCAGCCGGATTAATCCACAACATATTCTCCGCTATCTGAGTCGATTATCGGGGCCGTTATTGGATCGCTTCGACTTGTCGATTGAGATCCCTGCTTTACCAAAAGGAATGCTTGCCGAAGGCGGGGGACGGGGAGAGACAACACAGGTTGTCCGTGAGCGGGTGCTGCGGGCTCGTGAATTAATGCTCCGTTTACGGGGGAAAGCGAATTCTCTTCTGACCAGCCGCGAAATCGAGACGTTCTGCCCATTGGCAAAATCTGATGCCGACTTTCTGGAAAATGCATTGCACAGTCTTGGTCTGTCTATTCGTGCTTATCATCGCATTATTAAAGTTGCCCGGACGATTGCCGATTTGGCGGAAGAGGAACACATCCAGCGGGCTCATTTGGCAGAAGCATTGGGATATCGAGCGATGGATCGATTATTGAAGCAGTTAAATATGCAGGCCGTGTAA
- a CDS encoding acyltransferase: MLAYVLLVVNACLVLVNTGLCSVAICVAALIKLLLPTPALKAHATRLANGFMWLWATVNMRILHLSNPVKWDIQGVDDLNRQGWYLMISNHMSWTDIVVLCSVFKDRIPMPKFFLKQQLLYVPFIGMSCWALDMPFMRRYSREYLLRHPEKRGQDLATTRRSCTKFKNAPTTVVNYVEGTRFTPEKQRATRSSYRHLLPPKSGGIAYTLAAMGEQFEHIIDVTLAYPDNQAMPFKDMLMGRMQRIVVRVRVLPIDERVSGDYFNDKPYKRQFQKWLGDVWEHKDELLDDIYQ; this comes from the coding sequence ATGTTGGCTTACGTTTTATTGGTTGTAAACGCCTGTTTGGTGTTGGTGAATACTGGTCTTTGTTCTGTTGCGATCTGTGTGGCGGCTCTGATCAAATTGTTGTTGCCAACGCCTGCTTTAAAAGCTCATGCGACACGGCTGGCCAACGGGTTTATGTGGTTGTGGGCCACAGTCAATATGCGCATTTTGCACTTATCCAATCCGGTCAAATGGGACATTCAGGGCGTCGATGACTTAAATCGGCAGGGATGGTATCTGATGATTAGTAATCATATGAGCTGGACGGATATCGTCGTGCTGTGCAGTGTGTTTAAAGATCGGATCCCAATGCCGAAGTTTTTCTTAAAACAACAGTTACTTTACGTGCCGTTTATCGGGATGAGTTGCTGGGCGCTGGATATGCCGTTTATGCGTCGTTATTCAAGAGAATATCTGCTGCGTCATCCGGAAAAGCGCGGTCAGGATCTGGCGACGACACGTCGCTCCTGTACGAAATTTAAGAATGCACCGACCACTGTGGTCAATTATGTTGAGGGTACGCGTTTCACACCGGAGAAACAACGTGCAACCCGATCAAGCTATCGGCATCTGTTGCCACCGAAATCAGGAGGCATCGCTTATACGCTGGCAGCCATGGGTGAGCAGTTTGAGCACATTATTGATGTGACGCTGGCTTATCCGGATAATCAGGCAATGCCTTTTAAAGATATGTTGATGGGCAGAATGCAGCGTATTGTGGTTCGGGTCCGGGTTTTGCCGATTGATGAGCGGGTTTCCGGTGATTACTTCAATGACAAACCTTATAAACGGCAGTTTCAGAAATGGTTAGGGGATGTCTGGGAGCACAAAGATGAGTTATTGGATGATATCTATCAGTGA